GAAATAGCGGTAATCCTGCGCGGTTTCCTTGCTCCGTCCCGGCGAGGTGTAACCGTCCTCGTGGAAATGCCGGGTCTCCTGGGTGACCGTGCCGCCGGAGTTGAGAACCGCGGCCTGGCGGCGCATTTCGTACCGGACCGCCACCTCGACGCTCTTGAGCGAGTTCACGTTCTTGGTCTCGGTACGGGTGCCGAACTCGGCCGCGCCGACCGGCTTGAGGGATAGGTTCGAGTCACACCGCATGGACCCCTGGTCCATGCGCACGTCCGATACACCCAAGCCGCGCAGCAGATCTCGCAGTGCCGTCACGTAGGCACGGGCGATTTCCGGTGCCCGCGCCCCGGTTCCCTCGATGGGCCTGGTGACGATTTCGATCAGCGGAACACCGGCCCGGTTGAAGTCGGCCAGCGACGTGGTCGCGCCCGCGATGCGCCCGGTGTCACTGCCCAGGTGCGTCAGCTTCCCGGTGTCCTCCTCCATGTGCGCACGCTCGATCTCGACGCGGAAGGTGGTGCCGTCATCGAGCGGCACGTCGAGGTACCCGTTGATCGCGATGGGTTCGTCGTACTGCGAGATCTGGTAGTTCTTCGGCTGGTCCGGGTAGAAGTAGTTCTTCCGGGCGAACCGGCCCCACGGTGCGATATCGCAGTTGAGCGCGAGGCCGATGCGGATCGCCGCCTCGACGGCCGCCTCGTTGAGCACCGGAAGAGAACCGGGCAGTCCGAGGCAGACCGGGCAGACGAGCGTGTTGGGCTCGGCACCGAACCGATTGGCGCAGCCGCAGAACATCTTGGTGGCCGTGGACAGCTCGACGTGCACCTCCATGCCCATCACGGGCTCGTAGGCGGCGATCACGTCGTCGTAGTCGACGAGTTCAGCGGTAGCGACAGACATGGTGTCGATCCTAATGGGGCCGCGTTTCAGGTCAGTCCGGGGTGGACGCCGGGGATCAGACCCGCGGCGGCCGACAACCGCCGCAATGTGTGTCGCAGGACGGCGCGCTCGTCGTCGGACAGCGACGCGGTGACCTCGTCCTCGAGCGCGCGGCCGGTCTCATCCAGCGCCGGGATCAGCTCCCGCGCCCGCTCGGTCAACGACACGGCGAAGGCCCGGCGGTCCTCGGGATGCGGCCTGCGTTCCACCAGCCCCTCAGCCTCAAGGGTGTCGATCAGCGTGACCATGACGTTGCGGTGCAGGCCCAGCCGCTCGTACAGCTCACGCTGGGACTGCCCGTCGGCCGCGGCGAGCGCCAGCAGGACCGCGGTGGCCCGGGGATGCAGGCCCAGCGGTTCCAACCTGGCCTTGAACCCCTCGGCCACATACGCGCCGAGCTGGGACAGCAGAAACGGTATGCGCTGGTCGAGCGCGGACACCCCGATCGGTTTCTCAGCCACACGCGGACACTAGCACTGCGAGTGATTGTCATATAGCGTGATTGTCACTATTAGTGACCATTTGGGAGGCTTCATGCGAATCGTCATTTTCGGCGCCAACGGCGCAACGGGACGTCTGCTCACCCGCCGAGCCCTCGACGCGGGCCACACCGTCGTGGCGGTGACCCGCCATCCCGAGCAGTTCCCGATCACCGGCGCCGCACTCACGGTGGCCGAAGCCGACGTGCGCGACGCCGCGGCGGTCACCGCCGCGGTCGACGGCGCCGACGCGGTGCTGTCCACCTTGGGCGTCACGTTCACCATGGATCCGGTCGACACGTACTCGGTCGGCGTGGGCAATATCGTCGCCGCGATGTGCGCGACCGGAGTCGACCGACTGGCCGTCGTGAGCTCCACCGCGATCGCCGACTACCCCGGGCGGACCGATACCCCGTTCGCGCTGCGCGTGGTCCAGCCGGTGATCAGCCGCATCTTCGGCCGGACCCTCTATGCCGACATGCGCCGGATGGAGGACATCGTCACCGGCAGCGGATTGAACTGGACGATCGTGCGGCCGTCCGGCCTGTTCGACCTGCCAGAAGTCACGGAATACGTTGCCGGCCGGCGCGATCCGGTGGGAGCGTTCACCTCCCGCACCGACCTCGCCGACTACCTGCTGAGGTTGGCCGGAGCGCCCGAAACCGGTGCGACCGTGACGATTTCGACGACGGTAGACACTCCGTCCATGTGGCAGCTACTCCGCCGCGAAGCGCTCAAGAGCGCGTGATTTTCCTGGCCGAGCAGACACAAATGTCCCCGAAACCCTTGGAAAAAGGGTAAATATGTGTCTGCTCGGCAGGGGACGTGACCTATCCGAAGAACTCGGCGGCATCGTCGTAACGGGACTGCGGTACCAGTTTGAGGTGGCGGGTCGCATCGGCCAGTGACACCCGGCCGATGTCCTGCCCCTGCAACGACACCATCATCCCGAACTCGCCGGCGTGCGCGGCGTCGGCCGCGTTCACCCCGAACCGGGTGGCCAGCACCCGGTCGTACGCGGTCGGAGTACCGCCGCGCTGGACGTGGCCCAGCACCGTGACCCGGACGTCCTTCTTGATCCGCTTCTCCACCTCTAATGCCAATTGCTGTGCCACACCGGTGAATTTCTCGTGGCCGAACTCGTCCATGCCGCCCTGGCGCAGTTGCATCGTGCCCTCGGCCGGCTTCGCCCCCTCGGCCACCACGCAGATGAAGTGTGACGAACCGTGCTGGAACCGCTTCTTGACCAGCCGACAGACCTCCTCGACATCGAAGGGCTGCTCGGGGATCAGCGTCATGTGCGCACCCGAGGCGATCCCGGCGTTCAGCGCTATCCAGCCGGCATGGCGGCCCATCACCTCGACCAGCATGACGCGCTGGTGCGACTCGGCGGTGCTGTGCAATCGGTCGATCGCCTCGGTCGCCACCTGTAGAGCCGTGTCGTGGCCGAAAGTCACGTCCGTGCAGTCGATGTCGTTGTCGATGGTCTTCGGCACCCCGACCACCGGAACGTTCTCCTCGGACAACCAGTGCGCGGCGGTCAACGTGCCTTCGCCACCGATCGGGATCAGCACATCGATCCCGTTGTCCTCGAGCGTCTGCTTGATCTGCTCCAGGCCGGCCCGCAGCTTGTCCGGGTTGACCCGCGCGGTGCCCAAGATGGTGCCGCCCTTGGCCAGTAGCCGGTCGTTGCGATCGTCGTTCGCCAATTGGATGCGGCGGTCTTCCAACAAACCGCGCCAGCCGTCGAGGAATCCGACCACCGACGACCCGTACCGCTGGTCGCAGGTACGCACCACCGCCCGGATCACCGCGTTCAGGCCAGGACAATCACCGCCGCCGGTGAGAACTCCGATGCGCATGGGCACCATCTTGCCTCGCCCGACACAACCATGCCGGGCATAGGGACATAGCGCCTACAACGCGCTGGGCAACGGGCCGCGAGCCGCCTCGTAGGCCGCGCCCACGCGGTACAGCCGGTCATCGGCCAGGGCCGGCGCCATGATCTGCAGACCGACGGGCAGGCCGTCGTCGGGGGACAGACCCGACGGCACCGACATACCGCAGTGCCCGGCCAGGTTCAGCGGCAGCGTGCACAAGTCGAACAGGTACATGGCCAGCGGATCGTCGACCTTCTCCCCCAACCGGAACGCCGTCGTCGGCGTGGCCGGGGACACCAGGACATCCACGCTCTGGTACGCCTGCTCCAGGTCGCGGGCGATCAGGGTCCGCACCTTCTGCGCCTGGTTGTAGTAGGCGTCGTAGTAACCCGCCGACAACGCGTAGGTGCCGATCATGATCCGGCGCTTGACCTCCGGGCCGAATCCGGCGGCCCGGGTCAGCGCCATGACCTCTTCGGCGCTGTGGGTGCCGTCATCGCCGACGCGCAGCCCGAACCGCATCGCGTCGAAGCGGGCCAGGTTGCTGGACACCTCGGACGGCAGGATCAGGTAGTAGGCGTCCATCGCATGGTCGAAGTGCGGACAGTCGACCTCGGTGACCTCCGCGCCGAGCGCGGTCAGTTGAGCGACCGCGGCGTTGAACGACTCCAGCACGCCCGGCTGGTATCCGTCACCGCGCAGCTGCTTGACCACACCGATGCGCACGCCCTTGAGATCGCCTGCCGCACCGGCCCGGGCGGCGCCGACCACATCCGGAACCGCAGCATCGACGGAGGTGGAGTCACGCGGGTCGTGGCCGGCGATCACCTGGTGCAGCAGCGCGGTGTCGAGCACCGTGCGGGCACAGGGGCCACCCTGGTCGAGCGAGGAGGCGCACGCGATCAGGCCGTAGCGCGAGACCGTGCCGTAGGTCGGTTTGACGCCGACGGTCGCGGTGAGCGCGGCAGGCTGACGGATCGACCCGCCGGTGTCGGTGCCGATGGCCAGCGGGGCCTGGTAGGCGGCGAGCGCGGCGGCGCTGCCGCCGCCCGATCCGCCGGGCACCCGCTCGGTGTTCCACGGGTTGCGCGTCGGACCGTAGGCGGAGTTCTCGGTCGACGATCCCATGGCGAATTCGTCCATGTTGGTCTTGCCCAGGATCGGGATGCCCGCGGCGCGAAGCCGCGAGGTCACCGTCGCGTCGTACGGCGCGCGCCACCCCTCCAGGATCTTGGACCCCGCGGTGGTCGGCATGTCGGTGGCGGTGAAGACGTCCTTGAGCGCCAGCGGCACCCCGGCCAACGGCGAGGGCAGCGTCTCCCCGGCAGCCACGGCGGCGTCGATCCGGGCCGCGGCGGCCAACGCGGAATCGGCGGCCACGTGCAGGAAGGCGTTGAAGCGGTCGTCGGTCTCGGCGATCTGGTCCAGGTGGGCCTGAGTCACCTCGGTCGAGGAGACCTCCTTGGCCGCGATCTGGGCACCCAGGGTCGCCGCATCGCGACGGGTCAGCTCACTCATGCTCGTCATTCACCCTCTCCGAGAATCCGCGGCACGGCGAAGCGTCCGTCTTCGGCACGCGGCGCGGCGGCCAGCGCTTCCTCCTGCGTCAAGCACGGCTGGACCACGTCAGGCCGGCTGACGTTGACGTCCTTGAGCGGGTTGTCCGTCGGCTCCACACCGGTGACGTCGACGGACTGGATCTGACTGACGTGGCCGAGGATGGCATCCAGCTGGCCGGCGTAACTGTCCAGTTCGTCATCGGTCAGCGCCAGGCGCGCCAGACGCGCCAGATGGGCAACCTCGTCTCGGGAGATCTTCGACACGACAAAGCAGCCTAGTCAAAGCACCAAATCGGGCTCCCCTCGGCGGTCCTCAGGGCCGGGCACCGGCATGCCGCAGTGCGCCCGCTGTGCGAAGGTGATGCGCGTGCCTTCGTATCTGCTGCGGGTCCAGCTGGAGGACCGACCAGGCAGCCTCGGCTCACTTGCCGTGGCCCTCGGATCGGTCGGCGCCGACATCCTGTCGCTCGACGTCGTCGAGCGCGGAACCGGCTATGCGATCGACGATCTGGTCGTCGACCTGCCGCAGGGCTCCATGCCGGACACCTTGATCACCGCCGCCGAGAACCTGTCCGGCGTCTACGTCGACAGCATCCGCCCGCATACCGGGCTGCTCGAGGCACACCGCGAGCTGGAGTTGATCGACCACGTCGCCGCCGCGCACTCCAAGGCCGATCGGTTGCGGGTGCTCGCCGAGGAGGCGCCGCGAGTTCTGCGCGTGAGCTGGTGTGTCGTGGTCCGGTCCACCGCAACCGGGGTGGAACGGATCGCCGCGAGTCACGGCGCTCCCGAGACCCAGGCCCAGTCGGCGCCGTGGTTGCCGCTGCAGCAGGCCTCCGCGCTCGACGGCAATGCGGACTGGGTGCCACAGGTGTGGCGCGACATGGACACCACGCTGGCCGCCGCACCGTTGGGCGGCCACGACACCGCCGTGGTGCTGGGCCGCCCGGGCGGTCCGGGCTTCCGTCCCTCGGAGGTGGCGCGGTTGGGCTACCTGGCCGGGATCGTCGCCACGATCCTGCGCTGAGGCGCCGGGGCTAGCTCTCGTCGTCCGGCTCGGGCTCTTGCGGCCGCTCCTGCGGGCCTTCGGCCAGCAGGGCCCGGAATCCGTCCTCGTCCAGGATCGGGACTCCGAGCTCCACGGCCTTGTCGTACTTGGATCCGGGGGCGTCTCCGGCGACCACGTAAGCGGTCTTCTTGGAGACCGAGCTGGCCGCCTTGCCGCCGCGGCTGATGATGGCCTCCTTGGCCTGGTCGCGCGAGAACCCGGGTAGCGAGCCCGTCACCACGATCGACAGGCCTTCCAGCGTGCGTTCGATGCTGGCGTCGCGTTCGTCGGCCATCCGCACTCCGGCGGCGCGCCATTTGTCGACGATGGCCCGGTGCCAGTCGACGGTGAACCAGTCGACAACTGCGGCGGCGATGGTCGGACCCACGCCTTCCACCGCGGCCAGCTGCTCTTCGCTCGCCGCGATGATGGCGTCCAGACTGGCGAACTCGGTGGCCAGCGCCCGCGCCGCGGTGGGGCCCACGTGGCGGATCGACAATGCCACCAGCACGCGCCACAGCGGCTGGGCCTTGGCCTTGTCCAGATTGGCCAGCAACCGCTTGCCGTTTGCCGAGAGTTCTCCGGCCTTGGTGGTGAACAGTTCGGTGCGGAGCAACTGCTCGGCAGTCAGCGTGAACAGATCGCCCTCGTCGGCGATCACGCCGGCCTGCAACAGCGCGGTGGCCGCCTCGTAGCCGAGCCCCTCGATGTCGAACGCGCCGCGGCCCGCGACGTGAAACACCCTCTCCCGCAACTGCGCCGGGCAACTGCGGGTATTGGGGCAGCGGATGTCGGCGTCGCCTTCTTTGGCCGGGGCCAGCACCGTGCCGCACTCGGGGCAGTTGGTCGGCATGACGAACGCGTGCTCGGATCCGTCGCGCAGGTCGACCACCGGGCCGAGCACCTCGGGGATGACGTCACCGGCCTTGCGGATCACCACGGTGTCGCCGATCAGCACGCCCTTGCGCTGCACTTCGGTCGCGTTGTGCAACGTGGCCAGGCCGACGGTGGAGCCGGCCACCTTGACCGGCTCCATGTAGGCGAACGGGGTGACCCGGCCGGTCCGGCCGACACTCACCCGGATGTCGAGCAGCTTGGTGGTGGCCTCTTCCGGTGGGTATTTGTAGGCCACCGCCCAGCGTGGCGCGCGTGAGGTCGAGCCGAGCCGGCGCTGCAGGGCCACCTCGTCGACCTTTACCACCAGACCGTCGATCTCGTGGTCGACGTCGTGGCGGTGCTCGCCCCAGTAGGCGATCCGCTCGGCGACCGCGGCGACCCCGGAAACCTTTGCGGTGTGCGCGGATACGGGGAGTCCCCATTGGCCCAGCGCCCGGTACGCGTCGTGCAAGGAAGCGGGGCTGAAGCCTTCGGCGTAGCCGAGCCCGTGGCAGATCATCCGGAGTTTGCGCCGCGCGGTGACCGCGGGATTCTTCTGCCGCAACGACCCCGCCGCGCTGTTCCGGGGATTGGCGAACGGGGGCTTGCCCTCCGCGACCAACCCGGCGTTGAGCTCCTCGAAGTCGGCCACCCGGAAGAACACCTCACCGCGCACCTCCAGCACGTCGGGCACCGGAAACTCGTCGGAGGCCGCCAGTTGCTCGGGGATGTCGGTGATGGTGCGGGCGTTGAGCGTCACGTCCTCACCGCTGCGCCCGTCACCGCGGGTGGCGGCCCGCACCAGCCGGCCGTTGCGGTAGACCAGCGCGAGCGCGACGCCGTCGATCTTCAGCTCGCACAGGAAGTGCGCGGCGTCGCCGGTCTCCCCCTTGATCCGGGCGGCCCAGGCCGAAAGCTCGTCGGAATCGAACACGTTGTCCAGGGACAGCATCCGTTCCAGATGCTCGGCCGGGGCGAATTCGGTGGCGAACCCGGCGCCGCCGACCAGTTGGGTCGGGGAATCCGGGGTCCGCAGTTCCGGATGCTCCTCCTCGAGCGCCTGCAGTTGCCGCAGCAGCGCGTCGAAATCCGCGTCGGAGATGACCGGCGCGTCTTTGACGTAGTACCGGAACTGATGCCCCCGTACCTCTTCTGCGAGTTCCTGCCAACGTCGTCGCAGGTCAGCGTCTCCAGCGTCGTTCGAGGTCACCCCCGCAGGTTAGTCCAGGGCTATGACACCGGAGTCAGCCGCTGGTCGAGGCGGTACCGGGCGTCCCACTAATCTAAGGGGATGCCGCACCCGATCATGTTCAGCGACGACGACTTGGGCCTGGCCGAACTCCGCACCGTTGCCCTGGGGTTTCCCGAGGCGTTCGAGAAGATTTCGTGGGGCAGGCCGGTGTTCTGCGCGCCGAAGATGTTCGCCATGTACGGCGGCAACGTCAAACCCGAGGGCCGCGGCGAGATGGTGCCGTATCCGCATTCGCTGCTGATCAAGGTCGACGAGAGCGACCGACGGGCACTCGAACAGGACAGCCGTTTCTTCTTCCCGGCCTACATGGGCCCCTTCGGCTGGCTTGGTCTGGACTTCACTGCGGCAAAGGTGGATTGGGGCGAGGTTCGCGAACTTGTCGACGCCTCGTTCCGCCTGGTCGCCTCACGCCGGCTCATCAAACAACTCGACGAGAACTGATCGGAAGCAGCCATGAGTATCGCCAGCCCGTTCCCCGACGTCGACCTGCCAACGGTCAGCGTCTACGACTACCTGTTCGCCGACATGTCGGCGGCCGATGCCGGCCGGATCGCCTTGGTGGACGCCAAGTCCGGTACCGAGACCAGCTACGGCGATCTGGT
Above is a window of Mycolicibacterium boenickei DNA encoding:
- a CDS encoding MmcQ/YjbR family DNA-binding protein, whose translation is MPHPIMFSDDDLGLAELRTVALGFPEAFEKISWGRPVFCAPKMFAMYGGNVKPEGRGEMVPYPHSLLIKVDESDRRALEQDSRFFFPAYMGPFGWLGLDFTAAKVDWGEVRELVDASFRLVASRRLIKQLDEN
- the gatA gene encoding Asp-tRNA(Asn)/Glu-tRNA(Gln) amidotransferase subunit GatA, which encodes MSELTRRDAATLGAQIAAKEVSSTEVTQAHLDQIAETDDRFNAFLHVAADSALAAAARIDAAVAAGETLPSPLAGVPLALKDVFTATDMPTTAGSKILEGWRAPYDATVTSRLRAAGIPILGKTNMDEFAMGSSTENSAYGPTRNPWNTERVPGGSGGGSAAALAAYQAPLAIGTDTGGSIRQPAALTATVGVKPTYGTVSRYGLIACASSLDQGGPCARTVLDTALLHQVIAGHDPRDSTSVDAAVPDVVGAARAGAAGDLKGVRIGVVKQLRGDGYQPGVLESFNAAVAQLTALGAEVTEVDCPHFDHAMDAYYLILPSEVSSNLARFDAMRFGLRVGDDGTHSAEEVMALTRAAGFGPEVKRRIMIGTYALSAGYYDAYYNQAQKVRTLIARDLEQAYQSVDVLVSPATPTTAFRLGEKVDDPLAMYLFDLCTLPLNLAGHCGMSVPSGLSPDDGLPVGLQIMAPALADDRLYRVGAAYEAARGPLPSAL
- a CDS encoding NAD(P)-dependent oxidoreductase — encoded protein: MRIVIFGANGATGRLLTRRALDAGHTVVAVTRHPEQFPITGAALTVAEADVRDAAAVTAAVDGADAVLSTLGVTFTMDPVDTYSVGVGNIVAAMCATGVDRLAVVSSTAIADYPGRTDTPFALRVVQPVISRIFGRTLYADMRRMEDIVTGSGLNWTIVRPSGLFDLPEVTEYVAGRRDPVGAFTSRTDLADYLLRLAGAPETGATVTISTTVDTPSMWQLLRREALKSA
- the gatC gene encoding Asp-tRNA(Asn)/Glu-tRNA(Gln) amidotransferase subunit GatC, which codes for MSKISRDEVAHLARLARLALTDDELDSYAGQLDAILGHVSQIQSVDVTGVEPTDNPLKDVNVSRPDVVQPCLTQEEALAAAPRAEDGRFAVPRILGEGE
- a CDS encoding ACT domain-containing protein, which produces MMRVPSYLLRVQLEDRPGSLGSLAVALGSVGADILSLDVVERGTGYAIDDLVVDLPQGSMPDTLITAAENLSGVYVDSIRPHTGLLEAHRELELIDHVAAAHSKADRLRVLAEEAPRVLRVSWCVVVRSTATGVERIAASHGAPETQAQSAPWLPLQQASALDGNADWVPQVWRDMDTTLAAAPLGGHDTAVVLGRPGGPGFRPSEVARLGYLAGIVATILR
- a CDS encoding ATP-dependent 6-phosphofructokinase — encoded protein: MRIGVLTGGGDCPGLNAVIRAVVRTCDQRYGSSVVGFLDGWRGLLEDRRIQLANDDRNDRLLAKGGTILGTARVNPDKLRAGLEQIKQTLEDNGIDVLIPIGGEGTLTAAHWLSEENVPVVGVPKTIDNDIDCTDVTFGHDTALQVATEAIDRLHSTAESHQRVMLVEVMGRHAGWIALNAGIASGAHMTLIPEQPFDVEEVCRLVKKRFQHGSSHFICVVAEGAKPAEGTMQLRQGGMDEFGHEKFTGVAQQLALEVEKRIKKDVRVTVLGHVQRGGTPTAYDRVLATRFGVNAADAAHAGEFGMMVSLQGQDIGRVSLADATRHLKLVPQSRYDDAAEFFG
- the ligA gene encoding NAD-dependent DNA ligase LigA; this translates as MTSNDAGDADLRRRWQELAEEVRGHQFRYYVKDAPVISDADFDALLRQLQALEEEHPELRTPDSPTQLVGGAGFATEFAPAEHLERMLSLDNVFDSDELSAWAARIKGETGDAAHFLCELKIDGVALALVYRNGRLVRAATRGDGRSGEDVTLNARTITDIPEQLAASDEFPVPDVLEVRGEVFFRVADFEELNAGLVAEGKPPFANPRNSAAGSLRQKNPAVTARRKLRMICHGLGYAEGFSPASLHDAYRALGQWGLPVSAHTAKVSGVAAVAERIAYWGEHRHDVDHEIDGLVVKVDEVALQRRLGSTSRAPRWAVAYKYPPEEATTKLLDIRVSVGRTGRVTPFAYMEPVKVAGSTVGLATLHNATEVQRKGVLIGDTVVIRKAGDVIPEVLGPVVDLRDGSEHAFVMPTNCPECGTVLAPAKEGDADIRCPNTRSCPAQLRERVFHVAGRGAFDIEGLGYEAATALLQAGVIADEGDLFTLTAEQLLRTELFTTKAGELSANGKRLLANLDKAKAQPLWRVLVALSIRHVGPTAARALATEFASLDAIIAASEEQLAAVEGVGPTIAAAVVDWFTVDWHRAIVDKWRAAGVRMADERDASIERTLEGLSIVVTGSLPGFSRDQAKEAIISRGGKAASSVSKKTAYVVAGDAPGSKYDKAVELGVPILDEDGFRALLAEGPQERPQEPEPDDES
- the gatB gene encoding Asp-tRNA(Asn)/Glu-tRNA(Gln) amidotransferase subunit GatB encodes the protein MSVATAELVDYDDVIAAYEPVMGMEVHVELSTATKMFCGCANRFGAEPNTLVCPVCLGLPGSLPVLNEAAVEAAIRIGLALNCDIAPWGRFARKNYFYPDQPKNYQISQYDEPIAINGYLDVPLDDGTTFRVEIERAHMEEDTGKLTHLGSDTGRIAGATTSLADFNRAGVPLIEIVTRPIEGTGARAPEIARAYVTALRDLLRGLGVSDVRMDQGSMRCDSNLSLKPVGAAEFGTRTETKNVNSLKSVEVAVRYEMRRQAAVLNSGGTVTQETRHFHEDGYTSPGRSKETAQDYRYFPEPDLEPIAPSDELVDRLRQTIPELPWLARKRIQEEWGISDEVMRDLVNAGAVELVAATVGHGASSEAARAWWGNFLVQKANESEIELEALPITPAQVAAVVKLVDEGKLSNKLARQVIEGVLAGEGEPEQVMTDRGLALVRDDSVIQAAVDEALAANPDVVEKIRGGKVAAAGAIVGAVMKATKGSADAARVRELVLAACGQAG
- a CDS encoding MarR family winged helix-turn-helix transcriptional regulator gives rise to the protein MAEKPIGVSALDQRIPFLLSQLGAYVAEGFKARLEPLGLHPRATAVLLALAAADGQSQRELYERLGLHRNVMVTLIDTLEAEGLVERRPHPEDRRAFAVSLTERARELIPALDETGRALEDEVTASLSDDERAVLRHTLRRLSAAAGLIPGVHPGLT